tgtgtatgtataagtgtgttcATGTGCCGTTTGTCTTTGAAAGTCCAGTGTTGCTCATATGTGTGCCTTTTCTGAAGGATATGTCCTGCTGTGGTTGTGTGGAAAGTCCACTGCTGACCCTGGCCTCCAACTGAGCTCTGAATTACCTAATAATATACACATAGACAGAGACAAAGTGAATGAGCATGAATGATAAAGAGACTGTAAAAAGGTTCAAAGGAAATTATGGATGTACTATAATTTCATTAGCTAATTCTTAGCACTCACTTTAATATCCCGAAGTTCAAAGAGCTTTGATTTCATTATGCTTCTCAATTTCTGTTCGGCCCAAAACTGTTTTCTGGCAGTTcatgtatatttatttgttattaactGAGAATTTATGAACATACTCTCAAGCGAAATCAtcaggattcgtacgacttttTAAAATTTGGCTAATTCTTATGATATCATgcaactgcactcgtttgaattcctacgactttcaccaCAGCCAGTGATACCGCTGGAaatcatttccatctaatacgcaacAATTACTTGCTACTGTCAGACGCAACAGCTTCCTatgatgtttacacactctactgattggttaagtttagataaggtctttgggcataatattaataaacatgtccttaacgcctcatgCGTGGAACTCACGCCTACTTCCGCTTtacacatccgggaatttgcacgtgataaAGACATGTGAGTTAATGCGAACAACATTGTGCGAGGCCATATGAAATatccaactcgtaaattatgtatgacttttcatgagatcgggttggaatTTAGCTTTAAATTACCTATGTTACCTTCCGTACACTTGTAAGTACATTTCCCCCTGTAACAACCTGTGGTACTGCTCAAGGGCAAAATGGTAACTCATAAATTGCCCCTTGCGGGAATCAAACCTACAACATTCTAGTTACCAACCTAGAGCTTTTAAACTCTAGGGAACATAAACATCAAAAACTGCAGCTACAATAAAAGAGATTTTAGATTAGTTGTAATAGACTTGATATGTAAATCTTCCTTTTAAGACTTTAATACTCTTTCCTTGCAGGTCAATCGGCCCCACCCAAGTGATCACCCTCTGCTGTTTCTCTTCCTGGTGGGTGGTGTAACACCATCAGAACTCCGCCTCATTCGTGAAGTTGTCTCCACCCATAAATCAGGCACTCAGGTGGGAAGTCACACTGATCTTTTCTTATTATAAACACAAGCGTTATATAGCCTTAAGTATGAACCTCTCTTACCGTATAGTGGTAATTGACATTCATGTGAATCTAAGAAACATCATTAAATGAAAAATCAACAAGGATTTTTAACAATGATAatatcaggccagaaacacaaaAGCCTACAATTTGTCATGAGCTATACCATTGAGTATGTGTTTTatacattctttgtgtatatttttcttttattcattGGGGGGGACATTAATATAttctatctttctgtctctgcatttatttttgcataatttactCAGACAGGctgttgtgtgtttgagtgagtgagtgagtgacagtgagagagagagagagagagagagagagagtgaatagaGAGGTAACTGGGGAGAGGCAGTACGAAAGGGTTTTGTTGATCAAAGTTTGATGTCATGAATAAATCAAAAATAATGAAAGCAGAGAAAAGACTCTCATAGAATAGAAAGCCCACACATAGCCTGTTCCAGAATAGAATACAAAGCATCTTCTTACCTCAGTCCATGCGTCAGCAGGTGCAATCCTATTCATCTTCAATACCTAGCTAAGAATATGCAAAAGATAAGCCTCTTAGAGTTTATTCTGACTTTTTCTAGACAAAAACTgcttaattaaacaggaaaagaCTAGCTGACCGAGTAAGCAACCAGCTGACCAACCACAGTTGTTTCATTTTATGTGATGTTAACAGGCAGGTAAATCAAGAAATCTGAATTTCTTCCCATCCAAAAGTAGTAAGTCTAAgtacttaataaaataaatactaattaTTTCACAGACATGTCGCACCAGtccaaagtttggacacacctataTTGTTCTTTGTTATTACTATTTTAGAATGGTCTCTACTTAAATCTGACTATTCAGTCATAGGATCTGCAGTCTTCAGGTATTATTGCATGTTTAACTACAATTTAATTATGATTACAAATACATTAGATTAGTTACATTATAGTTTAGTTACATTATCATATTTCAGATTCCTAAACCCAACCGCATTTCTAAACCTATCCAGTtatcaataatataaaatatgtaataagCTGACCAAAAAGCACTGTAAAAGTATTCCATTGAAAAGTCCTCAGAAGTCAAACAAGAGCTCCATGTGAAGAACAGAGTGAAACAAGTTGGGTGAAAAGGTCTTATTCATTGAAAATATTCCCCTCCGTGAAGGCAGTCACATATTCAAAAATAGACATCCAAACATTACGCGCGAAAGCAATGTCATTTGACATCACTGATGTCAAAGCTGTCGGAACGCTTCTTGAAATGTTTACAGTATGGGTCAAGAGCTAAATGTTACAGCAGATGGGAACGATTTTGAATAAAGACGTACGTTTATAACTGTTTCTCACACTATGCGATCACACGGCATCAGATCTGGAATATAGCACACCTTTGAGGATTaattttatgatcattttatggtgcttttataggTTTTTCAGCTGCATCTCCCTTTGTGTCCcatgacaaacaaaataaaattaaaatgataaaacaatgatGATAGTGAAGGAAGCAATTTTATGATTTAGCCTTAAGTAAAGTATTAGAATGCTCTGAAATTTGCTAAAAATGACAAcagagtgacatttaaaatacagACTATGCTTCCATTACTTTTTGTCATGAGAGTGTGTTGGCAGGGCACTTGGTTGCTTTTCCTTTACTATTATTTTTGAATGAGCAAGTTAGACCAAATAgtgataattataaataataattcaattgCATGAATGTCACAATCTTTAGCAAGTCCAGTGCTTAGTTCTTTCTCAAAGGCACTCTGTCACTTTCATCCCAGTTGCCCTGTACAGTATTTGCCATACCTATGGGTGTATAAAGAGCAGTTTCTACCCATAGAAGTGTTTCCATTTGTAACATTTCTGTTTCACAGATTTATTTGCTGTTTTCACCCATCAAGAGTTTGTGCAGGGCTGCTGAACTATCAAGAAATAACAGAGAGGGTTCAATCAATAGACAATTTCAGGATGAGTGTGTGCGTTCGTTGCTTGCCTGATGATCAGATTCCAGGGCATATAAATGTGTGTTGACTTTctaatcaatttattttttctttttacaggTACTTGTAATGTCCACTAGATTGCTGAGACCTTCCGATGTCCCTCAGTTGCTCTTCAACACTGACAGGCTCAAGCCTGATATTGGAGTGTAAAGGGCCTGACCACTCACACAGTTCTCTGGCTGTAAAATTCAGTTCAACCTAAGTTTGTCTTTTGTGTGTGAAGTTTATCTTGGTATTTAAAACATTGGATATTTGAGATAAAtaggaggatttaaaaaaaatatattaaacaaacacTTGTTTTAGTGTAAATATCAACACATCCCATTCCAATATTTTCTCATTTCATTGTACCCTCTTTTCCTTGAAATAAAGCTTTGAAGATCGGCCCTATACTTATTTATGTGTGTAAATCACTTGACAAGGTCACATCTCATggatgccttaaagggatagtcatacacatcccagatgtgtatgactttatttcttcagcagaacacaaagattttagaagaatatctcagctctgtaggtccatacaatgcaagtgaatggtgatcagacctttgtaaccAGAATTTTTACATGGAAGTtatgcacatctggaatggcatgcggttgagtaaatgatgagaattttcatacATAACTTAAGGTTATAACATGCACACGGTCACTTATTCATAAGTTAGTAAGAGATACATCAGATTGTCAAGTTCATGTCGCACTATCAGCAAGTGTTGTAGCTTGTTTCGCTCTTTTCACTCAGTGCTGTTGTTGAGCAGGTTATTAAAGAGACAGTGACAGATGGAGAGGCGACAGAGGTCAAACAAGGGTGATGTCTTTGAGCAAATCTCTCTTCTCTTCAGTCACTTTCACACACAGAATTGTTTTTCTATTATAGGTGAGACTTTcttttgacttctattgtttatAAACTGAACTAATGATATTTTCCATTCCTTACTCTTAAACCGAACACTCaaatgttttagcatttttacattttcattaagacGTTATTTAGGatgttaattaaaggaatattccaggctcaatgcaagttaagctcaattgacagcatttgtggcataatttttatTACAACAAGAATTATTtttactcgtccctccttttctttacagtTAGCAAAAaccgaggttacagtgaagcacttataatggaagtgaatggggccactttTTCAAGGGTTTGAAAGCAGGTGTGaagtttacaatttttttaaatacttaatcttataaaacgtgtgcattatttgagctttaaagattaaatcatcgtttttacgATGGGTTTTAGGGCTTAAGTCTtcacgtcgtcatggcaacgaagttgtaaaattgcatatataACTTAAGGTTATAAacataaggttagtaagcaattttatcacactaaaatagttttaaaatgtatatggttTATATTCTGTGGCTGTACCTTTGAAAAAGTGAGTCTTTTGCCTTGacaaattggtcccattcacttccattgtgcctcGCAATGATAAcccaaatttttgctttttttgtagAAAAGGAACAAGACAAAATTGTATTttggttgtaatcaacattatgccacaaatgctgctgactgAGCTTAATTACTTttgaaccagaatattcctttaagcggTTTTCCTTGCAGGGACTGTTGGCTGGTTCAGATTTAAAAATCCTTGTGTAGGCAAAACCGGACCCATTAACACACTTTGTAACGCCATGTTCTGTAATGAAGAAAATACAACTAAATTAAGTTTTGACTGACTGCAACACTTGTGTGTACTGGTGTTTTGATTCATATCAAACTTCAaccaatcaaatatattttttaatctttatttcCAATcccaaaatgaacaaataaataaataactcggAGCTCCAGCCCCttggcattttttttaaagtgcatttacaaaaaaaaaaaaaaagggtcttCTATTCCACTGTAGAAAAGTGTCTCAAAGCAGTATTACACAAAACCAGGAGAAACATTTTGGCCTTGTACACAAGAATAGTACTGTTGACAGAGCAGGAGATAAGCACACACACTTTTTGCTTCACTTGAGTGCCTTGTCCTTTAACAATGCGTGCATTCAGACGGTCTCTGCAGTTAGAGGTGAAAACCTTGACCATGAAAAACTTTTAGAAAAGAAATTCTTAAAATAGTCAGTTACTGTGGCCTTTGCCATCTCTGCTACCATGAAAGCATGTCTAAAAGTCCACAGGTAAGGCAGAGTGAATATAATGGTGTTGAAATGGGGTTTTATTCAGTTCCTTTTAGTACAAGTCTGTCTTTGCATGGTTCCTATTCAAGGCCACATGTCCCAGCAACACAAGTGTCCACTCGCACTGGTTTGGTCATGTGGAAAAGTAAAGTTTACCAGGCTGAGGTCACTACTTCTCATTTTTTTCAGTGTCTATGACGCAAATCAGAGGTCAAGGGTCCAGGGGCCTCTGTTTGTTACTGGTCTGCCAATCAACAACGAAACTCATGAACTTCAAAGGAGCGAGACCTATACATTCAGCATCACTGCTCTTGAGACCTTCTCCCTCTCCTTAGAGCTTCCTTTCTCAAACCCACAATTTTTCAACCACTTATCTGGCTGTCATTCAGGCCACCCCCTCCCTCTCCCCTTCACACAGACGTGACGGTCCGGACCTTGGCAGAGAGCACCTGTTTGAAGCGCCTCTTTAAGTCCTGCATGTTGGGGGATTTGGGCCGGGGGATGAGGGGTGATTTTTTCTTCTCTGTCCCAGATGAAGCTGCATTGACGGGGGTCTGAGACTGCATGAATGCAGGCTGCAGCTTAGCCAGATCCATGCACAGTCTGTGGAAGGCACCATGGACCTGGTTATAGTCCTCACTAGCAGATACCTCATAGAAGGAGCAGCCTAAAGCCGAGGCCAACAATGGACCTTCTTGAATATCCACCCGTCTAACATGGAGGAGGTCAGCTTTATTGGCTACCAGGATGATCGGTAGGGTGGATGATCTATCCACATGGGTGCGGCTAACAAGTTGGTGGAGCTGTCCGATGAGATCGAAGCTTCGACAGTCTGTCACAGAATAGACCATAACTACAGCATCTGCCCATCGAATGGAGCATACCAAATGGTCGGTGCAACTCAATCCATTACCATTTACCTGAAAATAAATGACAATGAAATTAGCCTTTTGACAACCCTCAATTTCTATAAAAAGTTCTTATTAAATCATTACTTCAGTTATGCAACACATCTGATTAGTcggtttttttaaagggatagttcatccacaaatgaaaatgctcatcatttactcaccctcatcctattccagatatgtatgacataCTTACTTgtgctgaaaacaaagatttttagaaaaatatttcagctctgttggtccattcaatgcaattgtataatggccagaactttgaacctccaaaaatcccataaaggcagcataaaagtaatccatacaacttcaatCCATGACTtccaaagcaatatgataggtgtaggtgagaatcGGATTAATATGAAAGTcctttttactacaaaatatactttttttttttttttaaattgccaaaaacaaagaatgtgatagtagagatttatagtaaaaaggacttaaagggtaactaaaccctaaaccaacttttttttagtta
This sequence is a window from Xyrauchen texanus isolate HMW12.3.18 chromosome 30, RBS_HiC_50CHRs, whole genome shotgun sequence. Protein-coding genes within it:
- the rasl11b gene encoding ras-like protein family member 11B — translated: MRLIQNMSTIAEYPSAECPSNRVIKIAVIGGSGVGKTALVVRFLTKRFIGDYERNVGNLYSREVQIDGEQVAIQVQDTPGVQVNGNGLSCTDHLVCSIRWADAVVMVYSVTDCRSFDLIGQLHQLVSRTHVDRSSTLPIILVANKADLLHVRRVDIQEGPLLASALGCSFYEVSASEDYNQVHGAFHRLCMDLAKLQPAFMQSQTPVNAASSGTEKKKSPLIPRPKSPNMQDLKRRFKQVLSAKVRTVTSV